CGACGTCGAGTTCGGCCATCGTCTGCAGTGACCCCTCGGGGCTCCAGTCCGGCATGGCTCGCCCGCCTGCGGCCTCGATCCCTGCCTTCCGCAATGCGTCGCGGTAGAAGTCGGGAACCATGTGGTGGTGCGTGTCGATCCGGGGCATGCCGCTCCTCAAGCCTGTAGTGTAGTGATCACTACGGTAACTATAGGTGCCGGCGCGGGATCAAGGGGAGGTGGCATGACCGACAAGAGTGCGGCGTCCGAGCAGAAGGCCGAGCGGGCGCGCAAACGCCGCGCCGACGGTGAGCTGTCCCGCACCCGGATCCTGGATGCGGCCACCGAAATCGCAGCCGAACGCGGCTACGAAGGCACCAGCATCGGTCTGGTGAGCAAGAAGTGCGGGTTGCCGGCGAGCTCGATCTACTGGCACTTCAAGGATAAAGACGACCTGATCGCGGCCGTCATCGAGCGCAGTTTCGGCGCGTGGCTGTCCGCCTGGCAGCTCCCCGACGAAGGCAGCCTCGAAGAACGGACCATCGGACTCGCCACGCAAGCCGCCAAGGCGTTCCTGGAGGCACCGGACTTCATCCGGCTCGGGTTG
The nucleotide sequence above comes from Mycobacterium kiyosense. Encoded proteins:
- a CDS encoding TetR family transcriptional regulator, which codes for MTDKSAASEQKAERARKRRADGELSRTRILDAATEIAAERGYEGTSIGLVSKKCGLPASSIYWHFKDKDDLIAAVIERSFGAWLSAWQLPDEGSLEERTIGLATQAAKAFLEAPDFIRLGLMLALERRPIEPRARTMFLQVRAQAFQQMVRNFTEYAGGLTAAQIHHLATYAVAGADGLFIASEIGGDAVDMIALFEMHGRAIYGLARSMLDGTT